A single genomic interval of Heliangelus exortis chromosome 20, bHelExo1.hap1, whole genome shotgun sequence harbors:
- the TNRC6C gene encoding trinucleotide repeat-containing gene 6C protein isoform X7, which translates to MEEKKKKKQEEKKKKEGAQKKAAEQKTKVPEPIKTSLSQPQPAGTGTSTSTSTITNSSNGKRASAPGQQPAASRYLPREVPPRFRQQEQKQLLKRGQPLPTGTLSSTSPAQGTGQAGASPPPQQGAGGQHHPSKTQPALQDEAHTVHSRHIEAGSPGERRGRSRKSSAHNVATPRMVGRLLSPDLSHSGLGDHYENSHWGQQPAFRSEGNCSWDKVIIDRTDKEAWPSITGAETESASECTTDTDSASNCGSENSSMATGSAQGNFTGHTKKTNGNNGANGALVQSTSNQSALGAGGANGNGNSARVWGVAGGSSSGLAHCSASGGDGKMDNMMGDGRSQNCWGASNSNAGINLNLNPNANPAAWPVLGHEGTVGAGNPSSICSPVSAIGQNMGNQNGNPTSTLGAWGNLLPQESTEPQTSTSQNVSFSVQPQNLNTDGPNNTNPMNSSPNPINAMQTNGLPNWGMAVGMGAIIPPHLQGLPGANGTSVSQVSGGSGEGMGSSVWGMSPGNPATGNSNSGFSQGNGDTVNSALSAKQNGSSGAAQKEGNGANAWDSGPPSGPGVLAWGRGGGNSGVGGMHSGAWGHPNRNTSNGVNGEWGKPPNQHSNSDINGKGSTGWDSSSVTSPNPAMQQGSEQINSWAKAAASGTTASEGSNESGGSQNEGSTGREGAGEGRRRDKGMIDQGQVQLPRNDLDPRVLSNTGWGQTPVKQNTAWEFEESPRSERKNDNGTEAWGCAATQSSNSGGKNDGSIMNSTNTSSVSGWVNSPPAAVPTNTGWGDNNNKAPNGPGGWGESASSTTVNNAASAKSGHAWSGTANQEDKSPTWGEPQKPKSQNWGDGQKSNPSWTSGGGDWTDSSSVPGHLGEGKKNGSGWDSDNRSGSGWNDSTRSGTSGWGNGTNSKANTGTSWGESLKPSPQQNWANKPQDNNVSNWGGAASVKQTGSGWVGGPVPAKQKENCEATGWEEPSPPSIRRKMEIDDGTSAWGDPNYNNNKTVNMWDRNNPIIQSSTTTNTTTTSTIINTNMVEPQPSHQSSAQPNRSPLLGPAGWGEMPTVHTKSEASWGEPSSPSAAVDNGTSAWGKPPSSGTGWGENPAESAGTYGRTNAPAAAPALCKPASKSMQEGWGSGGDEVNLSTSQWEDEEGDMWNNTASQESSSSCNSWGNAPKKGLQKPKTNPRLSLGTFWRTERKRLLKDFVIEKLHRDLLKGMKTSSKQDEAWIMNRLIKQLTDMGFPREPAEEALKSNNMNLDQAMSALLEKKVEMDKRGMGVTDYNGMVTKPLGCRPPPISKESSMDRPTFLDKLTLSFSNQDGGLVEEPTTSPFLPSPSLKLPLSNSALPNQTLGGIASGLGMQNLNSSRQIPSGNLGMFGNSGAAQARTMQQPQQPPVQPLNSSQPSLRAQVPQFLSPQVQAQLLQFAAKNIGLSPAQLTSPINNPQHMTMLNQLYQLQLAYQRLQIQQQMLQAQRNVSGPMRQQEQQVARTINNMQQQIQQHQRQLAQALLMKQQPPPPHLSLHPSAGKSAMDSFSPHPQAPGLPDLQTKEQQSSPNTFAPYPLAGLNPNMNVNNMDITGGLSVKDTSQSQSRLPQWTHPNSMDNLSSAASSLDQNSSKHGAIPGGLSIGPPGKSSLDDSYGRYDLIQNSESPASPPVAVPHSWSRAKTDSDKISNGSSINWPPEFHPGVPWKGLQNIDPENDPDVTPGSVPTGPTINTTIQDVNRYLLKSGGKLSDIKSTWSSGPISHTQASLSHELWKVPRNTTAPTRPPPGLNTKPSSTWGASPLGWTSSYSSGSAWSTDSSGRTSSWLVLRNLTPQIDGSTLRTLCLQHGPLITFHLNLTQGNAVVRYSSKEEAAKAQKSLHMCVLGNTTILAEFAGEEEVNRFLAQGQALPPTSSWQSNTGTTQNRLGSSSSSHALVRSDAGHWNPPCLGGKGSSDLLWGGVPQYSSSLWGPPSTDDGRVIGSPTPLNTLLPGDLLSGESI; encoded by the exons CTCTACAGGATGAGGCTCACACTGTACACAGCCGACATATTGAAGCCGGGAGCCCTGGAGAACGTagaggcaggagcagaaagagCTCTGCACACAATGTAGCGACTCCTAGGATGGTTGGGCGGCTCCTTTCTCCAG ATCTCAGCCACAGTGGATTGGGAGACCATTATGAGAATTCCCACTGGGGACAGCAGCCCGCTTTCAGGAGTGAAGGCAACTGCAGCTGGGATAAAGTGATAATAGACAGGACTGACAAGGAAGCGTGGCCTTCCATTACCGGAGCTGAGACTGAGTCTGCCTCAGAATGTACTACAGACACTGACTCTGCCTCCAACTGTGGCTCAGAGAACAGTAGCATGGCTACAGGGAGTGCCCAAGGCAACTTCACTGGACATACAAAGAAAACTAATGGCAATAATGGCGCCAACGGAGCACTCGTCCAAAGCACTTCTAACCAGAGTGCCCTTGGAGCTGGTGGAGCAAATGGTAATGGCAACTCAGCCAGAGTGTGGGGGGTGGCTGGGGGCTCCAGCTCTGGCCTAGCTCACTGCTCTGCCAGTGGTGGGGATGGAAAGATGGACAACATGATGGGAGATGGTAGAAGTCAGAACTGCTGGGGTGCTTCCAACTCGAATGCTGGCATTAATCTTAACCTTAACCCTAATGCCAATCCAGCTGCCTGGCCTGTACTTGGACATGAAGGAACTGTGGGAGCAGGCAACCCTTCCAGTATTTGCAGTCCAGTCAGTGCCATAGGTCAGAACATGGGCAACCAGAATGGGAACCCAACAAGCACCTTAGGTGCTTGGGGAAACTTGCTGCCGCAAGAGAGCACAGAACCACAAACGTCCACTTCTCAGAATGTGTCTTTCAGCGTACAACCTCAGAACCTTAACACTGATGGACCAAATAACACTAACCCCATGAACTCTTCACCAAACCCTATCAATGCAATGCAGACAAATGGACTGCCGAACTGGGGGATGGCTGTTGGGATGGGGGCCATCATCCCGCCCCACCTGCAAGGCCTTCCTGGTGCTAATGGAACATCAGTTTCTCAAGTCAGCGGGGGCAGTGGTGAAGGGATGGGCAGTTCAGTGTGGGGGATGTCCCCAGGTAATCCTGCCACAGGAAACAGCAATTCTGGGTTCAGTCAGGGGAATGGAGACACTGTGAACTCAGCATTAAGTGCTAAACAAAACGGATCCAGCGGCGCTGCGCAGAAGGAGGGGAACGGGGCGAACGCGTGGGATTCGGGGCCTCCTTCTGGTCCTGGGGTACTGGCGTGGGGCAGGGGTGGTGGCAACAGTGGTGTTGGTGGCATGCATTCTGGAGCTTGGGGCCACCCCAACCGGAACACCAGTAATGGTGTGAACGGGGAATGGGGCAAACCCCCAAACCAGCATTCCAATAGCGACATCAACGGGAAAGGATCAACAGGGTGGGACAGCTCCAGTGTTACCAGTCCCAATCCTGCCATGCAGCAGGGCAGTGAACAAATAAACTCTTGGGCCAAAGCTGCAGCCTCTGGCACCACAGCTAGTGAAGGAAGTAACGAGAGCGGTGGGAGTCAAAATGAAGGCAGTACcgggagggagggggctggagagggcaggaggagagacAAAGGGATGATAGACCAAGGGCAAGTTCAGTTGCCAAGAAATGACCTTGACCCCAGGGTCCTGTCCAATACGGGGTGGGGACAAACCCCCGTAAAGCAAAACACTGCCTGGGAATTTGAAGAGTCCCCAAGGTCTGAACGAAAGAATGACAATGGAACAGAGGCCTGGGGTTGTGCAGCTACTCAATCTTCAAACTCAGGGGGGAAGAACGATGGGTCCATCATGAACAGTACAAATACCTCTTCAGTATCTGGGTGGGTCAACTCTCCACCGGCAGCTGTTCcaacaaatacaggttggggAGACAATAACAACAAAGCACCAAATGGCccaggggggtggggagagtCAGCAAGCTCTACTACTGTTAATAATGCTGCTTCTGCCAAAAGCGGCCACGCGTGGAGTGGGACCGCGAATCAGGAGGACAAATCACCTACCTGGGGTGAACCTCAGAAACCCAAATCTCAGAACTGGGGAGATGGACAGAAATCAAATCCAAGCTGGACTTCAGGAGGTGGAGACTGGACAGATTCATCATCTGTTCCTGGACACTTGGGTGAGGGGAAGAAGAATGGGTCTGGATGGGATTCTGACAATAGATCAGGGTCTGGTTGGAATGATTCCACGAGGTCTGGGACCAGCGGGTGGGGAAATGGCACAAACAGCAAGGCTAATACAGGTACAAGTTGGGGGGAATCTTTAAAGCCAAGCCCCCAACAAAATTGGGCTAATAAACCCCAGGACAACAATGTGAGTAACTGGGGAGGAGCTGCTTCTGTAAAACAGACTGGGTCAGGGTGGGTTGGTGGGCCAGTGCCAGCCAAACAAAAAGAGAACTGTGAGGCAACTGGCTGGGAAGAGCCATCTCCACCGTCCATTCGCCGCAAGATGGAAATCGATGATGGTACCTCAGCTTGGGGCGACCCGAattacaacaacaacaagacTGTAAACATGTGGGATAGAAATAACCCTATAATTCAGAGCAGTACCAcaaccaacaccaccaccactaGCACCATTATCAACACAAATATGGTTGAACCTCAGCCATCGCACCAGTCAAGTGCCCAGCCGAACCGGTCCCCACTGCTTGGTCCAG CAGGCTGGGGAGAGATGCCTACTGTCCACACAAAGAGTGAAGCTTCTTGGGGAGAGCCATCATCCCCTTCTGCTGCAGTTGATAATGGCACTTCAGCATGGGGGAAACCCCCCAGCAGTGGTACAGGGTGGGGAGAGAATCCTGCTGAGTCAGCAGGGACATATGGAAGAACAaatgctccagctgctgccccagcactgtGCAAACCAG cttcaAAATCTATGCAAGAAGGCTGGGGCAGTGGTGGGGATGAAGTGAATCTCAGTACTAGTCAGTGGGAAGATGAGGAAGGAGATATGTGGAATAATACTGCTTCACAAGAGAGCAGCTCCTCCTGTAATTCCTGGGGAAATGCCCCGAAGAAAGGACTTCAAAAG CCCAAAACAAATCCACGCTTGTCCCTTGGTACTTTCTGGAGAACTGAAAGGAAGAGACTTCTTAAGGATTTTGTGATAGAAAAGCTGCACAGAGATCTTTTAAAG GGCATGAAGACATCTAGCAAGCAAGATGAGGCCTGGATCATGAACCGTCTGATAAAACAGCTCACAGACATGGGCTTCCCT AGAGAGCCAGCGGAAGAGGCCTTGAAGAGCAACAATATGAATCTCGATCAGGCCATGA GTGCTCTGCTGGAAAAGAAGGTGGAAATGGACAAGCGTGGAATGGGAGTGACTGACTACAATGGAATGGTCACCAAACCCCTTGGCTGCCGCCCACCACCAATCTCCAAAGAGTCTTCCATGGACCGCCCCACCTTCCTTGACAAG CTCACCCTTTCTTTCTCCAATCAGGATGGCGGCCTAGTGGAAGAGCCCACTACTTCACCATTTTTGCCTTCACCAAGCCTGAAGCTCCCCCTTTCAAACAGTGCACTCCCTAATCAGACCCTGGGCGGGATTGCCTCAGGGCTGGGCATGCAAAACTTGAATTCTTCTAGACAG ATACCGAGTGGCAATCTGGGTATGTTTGGCAATAGCGGAGCAGCACAAGCCAGGACCATGCAGCAGCCGCAGCAACCGCCAGTGCAACCTCTTAATTCATCCCAGCCTAGTCTTCGTGCTCAAGTGCCTCAGTTTCTATCCCCTCAG GTTCAAGCACAGCTTTTGCAGTTTGCAGCAAAAAACATTGGTCTCAGCCCTGCACAGTTAACCTCGCCAATTAATAATCCTCAGCATATGACGATGTTGAACCAGCTCTATCAGCTGCAGCTG GCGTACCAACGTTTACAAATCCAGCAGCAGATGTTACAGGCTCAGCGTAATGTTTCCGGACCCATGAGACAACAGGAGCAGCAA GTTGCACGTACAATCAATAACATGCAGCAGCAGATCCAGCAGCACCAGCGCCAGCTGGCCCAGGCCCTGCTTAtgaagcagcagcctccccCTCCACATCTCTCTTTGCACCCCTCTGCAGGCAAATCAGCCATGGATAGCTTTTCACCCCATCCCCAGGCTCCCGGCCTACCTGACCTGCAGACCAAAGAGCAACAGTCTTCACCGAACACCTTTGCTCCTTACCCTCTTG CTGGACTGAACCCGAACATGAATGTAAATAACATGGACATTACTGGTGGTTTGTCAGTGAAGGACACTTCTCAGTCCCAGTCTCGCCTTCCTCAGTGGACACACCCCAACTCAATGGATAATCTCTCTAGTGCTGCTTCTTCTCTTGACCAGAACTCCAGCAAGCACG GTGCTATACCTGGAGGTTTAAGTATTGGTCCTCCGGGCAAGTCCTCCCTCGATGACTCTTACGGCCGGTATGATCTGATTCAGAACAGTGAATCTCCTGCCAGTCCACCTGTAGCTGTTCCTCACAGCTGGTCACGTGCCAAAACTGATAGTGATAAAATTTCCAATGGCTCCAGCATAAACTGGCCACCAg AGTTTCATCCAGGAGTGCCATGGAAAGGTCTGCAGAACATTGATCCTGAAAATGACCCTGATGTTactcctggaagtgttccaacTGGGCCAACCATAAACACCACGATACAGGATGTTAATCGCTATCTTCTCAAGAGTGGAG GTAAATTGTCAGACATCAAGTCTACGTGGTCCTCTGGCCCAATCTCTCACACACAAGCCTCTCTATCCCATGAACTATGGAAGGTACCCAGAAACACTACTGCTCCTACAAGACCACCTCCAGGCTTAAACACCAAGCCATCATCTACGTGGGGTGCCAGTCCCCTGGGTTGGACCAGCTCTTACTCCTCTG GTTCTGCATGGAGTACTGACAGCTCAGGGAGAACAAGCAGCTGGCTGGTTCTTCGAAACCTCACCCCCCAG ATTGATGGCTCCACACTGAGGACACTGTGTTTGCAACATGGCCCTCTGATAACATTCCACTTGAACCTGACACAAGGGAATGCTGTGGTCCGATACAGTTCCAAGGAAGAAGCAGCCAAGGCCCAAAAGTCTCTGCATAT GTGTGTCCTGGGAAACACTACCATCCTGGCCGAGTTTGCTGGTGAGGAAGAAGTCAACCGTTTCTTAGCACAAGGCCAGGCACTGCCACCCACCTCCAGCTGGCAGTCCAACACTGGAACCACCCAGAACCGCCtgggctcctccagcagctcccacgCTTTGGTGCGCAGCGACGCCGGGCACTGGAACCCCCCCTGCC
- the TNRC6C gene encoding trinucleotide repeat-containing gene 6C protein isoform X11, with product MEEKKKKKQEEKKKKEGAQKKAAEQKTKVPEPIKTSLSQPQPAGTGTSTSTSTITNSSNGKRASAPGQQPAASRYLPREVPPRFRQQEQKQLLKRGQPLPTGTLSSTSPAQGTGQAGASPPPQQGAGGQHHPSKTQPALQDEAHTVHSRHIEAGSPGERRGRSRKSSAHNVATPRMVGRLLSPDLSHSGLGDHYENSHWGQQPAFRSEGNCSWDKVIIDRTDKEAWPSITGAETESASECTTDTDSASNCGSENSSMATGSAQGNFTGHTKKTNGNNGANGALVQSTSNQSALGAGGANGNGNSARVWGVAGGSSSGLAHCSASGGDGKMDNMMGDGRSQNCWGASNSNAGINLNLNPNANPAAWPVLGHEGTVGAGNPSSICSPVSAIGQNMGNQNGNPTSTLGAWGNLLPQESTEPQTSTSQNVSFSVQPQNLNTDGPNNTNPMNSSPNPINAMQTNGLPNWGMAVGMGAIIPPHLQGLPGANGTSVSQVSGGSGEGMGSSVWGMSPGNPATGNSNSGFSQGNGDTVNSALSAKQNGSSGAAQKEGNGANAWDSGPPSGPGVLAWGRGGGNSGVGGMHSGAWGHPNRNTSNGVNGEWGKPPNQHSNSDINGKGSTGWDSSSVTSPNPAMQQGSEQINSWAKAAASGTTASEGSNESGGSQNEGSTGREGAGEGRRRDKGMIDQGQVQLPRNDLDPRVLSNTGWGQTPVKQNTAWEFEESPRSERKNDNGTEAWGCAATQSSNSGGKNDGSIMNSTNTSSVSGWVNSPPAAVPTNTGWGDNNNKAPNGPGGWGESASSTTVNNAASAKSGHAWSGTANQEDKSPTWGEPQKPKSQNWGDGQKSNPSWTSGGGDWTDSSSVPGHLGEGKKNGSGWDSDNRSGSGWNDSTRSGTSGWGNGTNSKANTGTSWGESLKPSPQQNWANKPQDNNVSNWGGAASVKQTGSGWVGGPVPAKQKENCEATGWEEPSPPSIRRKMEIDDGTSAWGDPNYNNNKTVNMWDRNNPIIQSSTTTNTTTTSTIINTNMVEPQPSHQSSAQPNRSPLLGPGWGEMPTVHTKSEASWGEPSSPSAAVDNGTSAWGKPPSSGTGWGENPAESAGTYGRTNAPAAAPALCKPASKSMQEGWGSGGDEVNLSTSQWEDEEGDMWNNTASQESSSSCNSWGNAPKKGLQKPKTNPRLSLGTFWRTERKRLLKDFVIEKLHRDLLKGMKTSSKQDEAWIMNRLIKQLTDMGFPREPAEEALKSNNMNLDQAMSALLEKKVEMDKRGMGVTDYNGMVTKPLGCRPPPISKESSMDRPTFLDKDGGLVEEPTTSPFLPSPSLKLPLSNSALPNQTLGGIASGLGMQNLNSSRQIPSGNLGMFGNSGAAQARTMQQPQQPPVQPLNSSQPSLRAQVPQFLSPQVQAQLLQFAAKNIGLSPAQLTSPINNPQHMTMLNQLYQLQLAYQRLQIQQQMLQAQRNVSGPMRQQEQQVARTINNMQQQIQQHQRQLAQALLMKQQPPPPHLSLHPSAGKSAMDSFSPHPQAPGLPDLQTKEQQSSPNTFAPYPLAGLNPNMNVNNMDITGGLSVKDTSQSQSRLPQWTHPNSMDNLSSAASSLDQNSSKHGAIPGGLSIGPPGKSSLDDSYGRYDLIQNSESPASPPVAVPHSWSRAKTDSDKISNGSSINWPPEFHPGVPWKGLQNIDPENDPDVTPGSVPTGPTINTTIQDVNRYLLKSGGKLSDIKSTWSSGPISHTQASLSHELWKVPRNTTAPTRPPPGLNTKPSSTWGASPLGWTSSYSSGSAWSTDSSGRTSSWLVLRNLTPQIDGSTLRTLCLQHGPLITFHLNLTQGNAVVRYSSKEEAAKAQKSLHMCVLGNTTILAEFAGEEEVNRFLAQGQALPPTSSWQSNTGTTQNRLGSSSSSHALVRSDAGHWNPPCLGGKGSSDLLWGGVPQYSSSLWGPPSTDDGRVIGSPTPLNTLLPGDLLSGESI from the exons CTCTACAGGATGAGGCTCACACTGTACACAGCCGACATATTGAAGCCGGGAGCCCTGGAGAACGTagaggcaggagcagaaagagCTCTGCACACAATGTAGCGACTCCTAGGATGGTTGGGCGGCTCCTTTCTCCAG ATCTCAGCCACAGTGGATTGGGAGACCATTATGAGAATTCCCACTGGGGACAGCAGCCCGCTTTCAGGAGTGAAGGCAACTGCAGCTGGGATAAAGTGATAATAGACAGGACTGACAAGGAAGCGTGGCCTTCCATTACCGGAGCTGAGACTGAGTCTGCCTCAGAATGTACTACAGACACTGACTCTGCCTCCAACTGTGGCTCAGAGAACAGTAGCATGGCTACAGGGAGTGCCCAAGGCAACTTCACTGGACATACAAAGAAAACTAATGGCAATAATGGCGCCAACGGAGCACTCGTCCAAAGCACTTCTAACCAGAGTGCCCTTGGAGCTGGTGGAGCAAATGGTAATGGCAACTCAGCCAGAGTGTGGGGGGTGGCTGGGGGCTCCAGCTCTGGCCTAGCTCACTGCTCTGCCAGTGGTGGGGATGGAAAGATGGACAACATGATGGGAGATGGTAGAAGTCAGAACTGCTGGGGTGCTTCCAACTCGAATGCTGGCATTAATCTTAACCTTAACCCTAATGCCAATCCAGCTGCCTGGCCTGTACTTGGACATGAAGGAACTGTGGGAGCAGGCAACCCTTCCAGTATTTGCAGTCCAGTCAGTGCCATAGGTCAGAACATGGGCAACCAGAATGGGAACCCAACAAGCACCTTAGGTGCTTGGGGAAACTTGCTGCCGCAAGAGAGCACAGAACCACAAACGTCCACTTCTCAGAATGTGTCTTTCAGCGTACAACCTCAGAACCTTAACACTGATGGACCAAATAACACTAACCCCATGAACTCTTCACCAAACCCTATCAATGCAATGCAGACAAATGGACTGCCGAACTGGGGGATGGCTGTTGGGATGGGGGCCATCATCCCGCCCCACCTGCAAGGCCTTCCTGGTGCTAATGGAACATCAGTTTCTCAAGTCAGCGGGGGCAGTGGTGAAGGGATGGGCAGTTCAGTGTGGGGGATGTCCCCAGGTAATCCTGCCACAGGAAACAGCAATTCTGGGTTCAGTCAGGGGAATGGAGACACTGTGAACTCAGCATTAAGTGCTAAACAAAACGGATCCAGCGGCGCTGCGCAGAAGGAGGGGAACGGGGCGAACGCGTGGGATTCGGGGCCTCCTTCTGGTCCTGGGGTACTGGCGTGGGGCAGGGGTGGTGGCAACAGTGGTGTTGGTGGCATGCATTCTGGAGCTTGGGGCCACCCCAACCGGAACACCAGTAATGGTGTGAACGGGGAATGGGGCAAACCCCCAAACCAGCATTCCAATAGCGACATCAACGGGAAAGGATCAACAGGGTGGGACAGCTCCAGTGTTACCAGTCCCAATCCTGCCATGCAGCAGGGCAGTGAACAAATAAACTCTTGGGCCAAAGCTGCAGCCTCTGGCACCACAGCTAGTGAAGGAAGTAACGAGAGCGGTGGGAGTCAAAATGAAGGCAGTACcgggagggagggggctggagagggcaggaggagagacAAAGGGATGATAGACCAAGGGCAAGTTCAGTTGCCAAGAAATGACCTTGACCCCAGGGTCCTGTCCAATACGGGGTGGGGACAAACCCCCGTAAAGCAAAACACTGCCTGGGAATTTGAAGAGTCCCCAAGGTCTGAACGAAAGAATGACAATGGAACAGAGGCCTGGGGTTGTGCAGCTACTCAATCTTCAAACTCAGGGGGGAAGAACGATGGGTCCATCATGAACAGTACAAATACCTCTTCAGTATCTGGGTGGGTCAACTCTCCACCGGCAGCTGTTCcaacaaatacaggttggggAGACAATAACAACAAAGCACCAAATGGCccaggggggtggggagagtCAGCAAGCTCTACTACTGTTAATAATGCTGCTTCTGCCAAAAGCGGCCACGCGTGGAGTGGGACCGCGAATCAGGAGGACAAATCACCTACCTGGGGTGAACCTCAGAAACCCAAATCTCAGAACTGGGGAGATGGACAGAAATCAAATCCAAGCTGGACTTCAGGAGGTGGAGACTGGACAGATTCATCATCTGTTCCTGGACACTTGGGTGAGGGGAAGAAGAATGGGTCTGGATGGGATTCTGACAATAGATCAGGGTCTGGTTGGAATGATTCCACGAGGTCTGGGACCAGCGGGTGGGGAAATGGCACAAACAGCAAGGCTAATACAGGTACAAGTTGGGGGGAATCTTTAAAGCCAAGCCCCCAACAAAATTGGGCTAATAAACCCCAGGACAACAATGTGAGTAACTGGGGAGGAGCTGCTTCTGTAAAACAGACTGGGTCAGGGTGGGTTGGTGGGCCAGTGCCAGCCAAACAAAAAGAGAACTGTGAGGCAACTGGCTGGGAAGAGCCATCTCCACCGTCCATTCGCCGCAAGATGGAAATCGATGATGGTACCTCAGCTTGGGGCGACCCGAattacaacaacaacaagacTGTAAACATGTGGGATAGAAATAACCCTATAATTCAGAGCAGTACCAcaaccaacaccaccaccactaGCACCATTATCAACACAAATATGGTTGAACCTCAGCCATCGCACCAGTCAAGTGCCCAGCCGAACCGGTCCCCACTGCTTGGTCCAG GCTGGGGAGAGATGCCTACTGTCCACACAAAGAGTGAAGCTTCTTGGGGAGAGCCATCATCCCCTTCTGCTGCAGTTGATAATGGCACTTCAGCATGGGGGAAACCCCCCAGCAGTGGTACAGGGTGGGGAGAGAATCCTGCTGAGTCAGCAGGGACATATGGAAGAACAaatgctccagctgctgccccagcactgtGCAAACCAG cttcaAAATCTATGCAAGAAGGCTGGGGCAGTGGTGGGGATGAAGTGAATCTCAGTACTAGTCAGTGGGAAGATGAGGAAGGAGATATGTGGAATAATACTGCTTCACAAGAGAGCAGCTCCTCCTGTAATTCCTGGGGAAATGCCCCGAAGAAAGGACTTCAAAAG CCCAAAACAAATCCACGCTTGTCCCTTGGTACTTTCTGGAGAACTGAAAGGAAGAGACTTCTTAAGGATTTTGTGATAGAAAAGCTGCACAGAGATCTTTTAAAG GGCATGAAGACATCTAGCAAGCAAGATGAGGCCTGGATCATGAACCGTCTGATAAAACAGCTCACAGACATGGGCTTCCCT AGAGAGCCAGCGGAAGAGGCCTTGAAGAGCAACAATATGAATCTCGATCAGGCCATGA GTGCTCTGCTGGAAAAGAAGGTGGAAATGGACAAGCGTGGAATGGGAGTGACTGACTACAATGGAATGGTCACCAAACCCCTTGGCTGCCGCCCACCACCAATCTCCAAAGAGTCTTCCATGGACCGCCCCACCTTCCTTGACAAG GATGGCGGCCTAGTGGAAGAGCCCACTACTTCACCATTTTTGCCTTCACCAAGCCTGAAGCTCCCCCTTTCAAACAGTGCACTCCCTAATCAGACCCTGGGCGGGATTGCCTCAGGGCTGGGCATGCAAAACTTGAATTCTTCTAGACAG ATACCGAGTGGCAATCTGGGTATGTTTGGCAATAGCGGAGCAGCACAAGCCAGGACCATGCAGCAGCCGCAGCAACCGCCAGTGCAACCTCTTAATTCATCCCAGCCTAGTCTTCGTGCTCAAGTGCCTCAGTTTCTATCCCCTCAG GTTCAAGCACAGCTTTTGCAGTTTGCAGCAAAAAACATTGGTCTCAGCCCTGCACAGTTAACCTCGCCAATTAATAATCCTCAGCATATGACGATGTTGAACCAGCTCTATCAGCTGCAGCTG GCGTACCAACGTTTACAAATCCAGCAGCAGATGTTACAGGCTCAGCGTAATGTTTCCGGACCCATGAGACAACAGGAGCAGCAA GTTGCACGTACAATCAATAACATGCAGCAGCAGATCCAGCAGCACCAGCGCCAGCTGGCCCAGGCCCTGCTTAtgaagcagcagcctccccCTCCACATCTCTCTTTGCACCCCTCTGCAGGCAAATCAGCCATGGATAGCTTTTCACCCCATCCCCAGGCTCCCGGCCTACCTGACCTGCAGACCAAAGAGCAACAGTCTTCACCGAACACCTTTGCTCCTTACCCTCTTG CTGGACTGAACCCGAACATGAATGTAAATAACATGGACATTACTGGTGGTTTGTCAGTGAAGGACACTTCTCAGTCCCAGTCTCGCCTTCCTCAGTGGACACACCCCAACTCAATGGATAATCTCTCTAGTGCTGCTTCTTCTCTTGACCAGAACTCCAGCAAGCACG GTGCTATACCTGGAGGTTTAAGTATTGGTCCTCCGGGCAAGTCCTCCCTCGATGACTCTTACGGCCGGTATGATCTGATTCAGAACAGTGAATCTCCTGCCAGTCCACCTGTAGCTGTTCCTCACAGCTGGTCACGTGCCAAAACTGATAGTGATAAAATTTCCAATGGCTCCAGCATAAACTGGCCACCAg AGTTTCATCCAGGAGTGCCATGGAAAGGTCTGCAGAACATTGATCCTGAAAATGACCCTGATGTTactcctggaagtgttccaacTGGGCCAACCATAAACACCACGATACAGGATGTTAATCGCTATCTTCTCAAGAGTGGAG GTAAATTGTCAGACATCAAGTCTACGTGGTCCTCTGGCCCAATCTCTCACACACAAGCCTCTCTATCCCATGAACTATGGAAGGTACCCAGAAACACTACTGCTCCTACAAGACCACCTCCAGGCTTAAACACCAAGCCATCATCTACGTGGGGTGCCAGTCCCCTGGGTTGGACCAGCTCTTACTCCTCTG GTTCTGCATGGAGTACTGACAGCTCAGGGAGAACAAGCAGCTGGCTGGTTCTTCGAAACCTCACCCCCCAG ATTGATGGCTCCACACTGAGGACACTGTGTTTGCAACATGGCCCTCTGATAACATTCCACTTGAACCTGACACAAGGGAATGCTGTGGTCCGATACAGTTCCAAGGAAGAAGCAGCCAAGGCCCAAAAGTCTCTGCATAT GTGTGTCCTGGGAAACACTACCATCCTGGCCGAGTTTGCTGGTGAGGAAGAAGTCAACCGTTTCTTAGCACAAGGCCAGGCACTGCCACCCACCTCCAGCTGGCAGTCCAACACTGGAACCACCCAGAACCGCCtgggctcctccagcagctcccacgCTTTGGTGCGCAGCGACGCCGGGCACTGGAACCCCCCCTGCC